TGATGGAGTCGTTCCCGAGGCTGGCACCGATCTGTCGCACTTCGGCGACCTTGAGCGGTACCGGCAGTGCACCGGCGCGCAGGACGAGTGCGAGGTCCTGCGCCGACTGCAGCGTGCCGCCGCCGAGGGTGATCTGGCCGTTGCGGCCGATGGCGCTGTTCAGGATGGGCGCCGTCACGACCTTCTGGTCGAGCACGATGGCCATGTTGTCGCGCACATGCTTGCCCGTTTCGGACTTGAAACGACGCGCGCCTTCGTTGTTCAGCGTGAACTGCACCACGTTGCCTTCCACCGGATCGGTGGCCGGACGCGCGTCGGTCAGCACTTCACCCGTGATGATCGGACGCGCATCGAGCACGTAGAGCGCACGGTAGCGCTGCGTGCCGGAGACCAGCGAATCGACGCCCCAGCGGATCACCTTGCCCGGCGGCACCGCGGCCTGGAGCGCGGGGTTCTGGAGCGCGCGGTCGATGGCCGGATAGGCCGACTCGGGCACAATGTACTGTCCGGGAATCTGACCGGCCTGCACATTCGAACTGAAGAGACCACCGACCGGCGCCTTGGCCGCGCTGTCCGCGCCCGTGGTGCCAGCCACCGCCGTGGAATCCTTCGCACTGTCGCTCTTCTGCGTGAGCAGCGCACCGACCGACGTGGCCTTCGCGGAATCACCCGAGGCCGACGCGGCACCGGACGCCACCGAGATGCCCTGCGCCTTGGCGATTTCGTCGAAGCGCGCGATCACCTTCTCCAGCGCCTGCGTCTTGTCGGTGATCTGGAATTCGAGGAAGGCCGACTTCTGCACGACGTCCTGCGCGCGTTCGGCATCGTCGATACCAGGCAGTTCGACGATCAGCCGTTCGGCGCCCGCCTTCTGCACCACGGGTTCGGCCACGCCGAATTCGTCGATGCGTTGACGCACGACCTTGAGCGCCCGGTCGAGCGCTTCCGATTTGTCGGCGACGGTCTGCTTGGATTCGTCGACTTCGAGGGTGAGATGCATTCCCCCCTGCAGATCGAGTCCACGCTTGAGCGGGACACGGCGTACGGTATCGTAGACGAACACGCCGTCGCGTTTGACGCGCTCGACGACCGTGCGCGGGAAGAGCGCGAACACGGACGCCGCCAGGAGCCCCACAATGAGCAGGATGCGGTACTTCAGGTTTGCCATCGATGCCGGTGGCCAGAGGAAATGTCGACGCGCCGGACCGAAGGGGCGCGGGAAACACGGCAAGCGCACGCGAAGTGCACCAAGCCCCTAAACTTAGGTGCGCTCGACGCGCGGCGGTAGCCAGTCAGGGGCCGTGCGCGGGAAGATCGGGCAGGGATCCGGCAGGAATCAGGCGGGAAATTCCATGGGAGACTCGCCACCGGCCTGACGCAGGGCGTCCCTGGCCTGCCGCTCGTCATCCGCCAACTGCGCCCGCAGCGCGTCGATGCCGGAAAACGGACGGGTGCCCCGCAACCGTCGCACGAAATCGAGCCGGATGTGGGCACCGTACCAGTCCCGGCCCGCATCGAACACATGGGTCTCGATACGACGGCCGGCATCTCCGAAGGTCGGACGGGGGCCCAGGTTCAGCATGCCGCCGAACGGGCCCTCGGGCAGCTGGACCCGCACCGCGTACACGCCGTCCGGCGGCAGCAACTTCCGGGGAGACGGCGCGGACAGGTTGAGCGTGGGATACCCGATGGTGCGCCCCCGCTGATCGCCCCGCACGACCACACCCGACACGCTGTACGGCCGGCCAAGACCGGCGGCGGCCCGATCGAGATCGCCCTCACTGATGGCCTTCCGGATGGTGGTCGAACTGATCGCCGTGCCATCGGCCGCGTGCACCGGCGACAGCACCGTCACGCCGAATCCACGCGCGGCGCCCAGCGCCCGCAGCACCGTGATGTCACCCAGACGTCCGCGGCCGAAGCCATGATCGTGGCCCACCAGCAACTCGGCCATCGCAAAACGTTCCCGCAGCACGTGATCGACGAAGTACTCCGCTTCGAACGCGGCCAGCGTGGGCGTGAACGGCAGGACCGCCACGTACGACACCCCCGACTGCGCCAGCAGCTCGAGCTTCTCCTGATGCAACGTGAGCAGCGGCGGAGCGACGGCCGGATTCACCACTTCGAGCGGATGCGGCTCGAACGTGATCACCACGCTGGGCAATCCACGCGCCGTGGCACGCTGCACCAGACGCTCCAGCACATCGTGATGACCGCGATGCACACCGTCGAACGTGCCCACGGTGACCACCGCGCCTTCCGGCGGCACGGGCAATCCACATTCGATCGGAGTAATGTCGGGCATCATTCGTTTGCTCCGCCGTTCGCGCCGATCAGCACCACGCGTGGCTGCCACCGATCCCCCGCGCGCACGGCCAGTGCGGCGACCGCTCCATCGTACACGAGCGCAGCCTGCGATCCCGGCAAGGTGGCCGGCAACGTGCGACCGAAACGCAGTGCCTGCACGCCGTCATCATCGATGACTTCGCGCGCGATGTCGCCGAGCAGATCGAGTGGCGAACGCAGGGTCAGGTCGCCGTCCGCCACACTGCCGGGAACGAGCTGTTCATAGGGCACGGCCTGCTCCACCGTGGCGGGGCCGCTGGCCGTGCGTCGCAGCGTCGCGCAGTGCGCCGCGCTGCCCAACGCGCGACCGAGATCGCGCGCGAGGGCACGGATGTAGGTGCCTCCGCCACAGGTGATGCGGACATCGAGGGTCTCTTCCGTGGCGCCGAGCCACTCCCAGCGATGCACCTCGACGTCCACCGGCGGCAGGACGACCTCCTGTCCACGCCGCGCCAGATCGTAGGCCCGCTGACCATCCACATGTTTCGCGGAATACTGCGGAGGCACCTGTTGAATGCGGCCCGTGAGCTGGGACTCGGCCGCCACCCGCGTTGCATGTGCCGGCTCACCCAACACGTCGCGGGCGGGCACCGGCGCTTCACGGATGGTCCGACCGGTGCTGTCGTCGGTGTCGGTTTCGCTGCCGAACCGGATGGTCGCCTCGTACACCTTGGGTTCACCGACGATGTACGGCAGCAGTCGTGTGTACGGCCCAATGGCCACGACGAGCAATCCCGTCGCGAACGGATCGAGGGTACCCGCATGCCCCACGCGGCGCGTGCGGGCGGCTCGGCGCACCAGGCCGACCACATCATGAGACGAACGACCGGCGGGCTTGTCGACATACAGAACGCCCGACCGCATCGGAGCGCCGATCATCCCGTGCGCTCCGTTGTCCATGTCATTCGGCTCCGTCGGCGCCATCGGGCGTCTCTGCCGAGGCGTCCCGCTGCTCCCGTTCATCGCGGATCTGCGAGAGGAGCTGTTCGATGCGTGAGGCCCGTGCCACGCTTTCGTCGGTCCGGAAATGGATCTCCGGTGCCGAACGCAGACGCAGGGAACGGCCCAGTCGCGAGCGAAGGTGACTGGCCACGCTGGCCAGCCCCTCCGTCGTGGACTTCTTGTCGGCCTCGTCGCCCATCAGGCTGACGAAGACCGTCGCGTGCCGAAGATCGCGCGTCACATCCACCGCCGTGACGGTGACGAACGCGCGGATCCGCGGATCCTTCGCGCCTTCCGACAGGAAGGTCGCGACCTCTTCGCGGATCGCTTCGGCGACGCGGTCAGGACGCCGCGGTTCGCCCATGATTCCTCCTCAGGACTTCGCGGCCTGATCGAGTGTGCGCGCCACTTCCTCGGTGCGGTAGCACTCGAACACGTCGCCGACCTTGATGTCGTTGAAGTTCTCGATGCCGATGCCGCACTCGTACCCTTCCTTCACCTCGTTGACGTCGTCCTTGAAGCGACGCAGCGAGGAGATCGCGCCATCGTACAACTCGACACCATCGCGGATGACACGCACCCGGCCCTTGCGGTTGATGATCCCCGACCGGACGATGCAACCGGCGATGGTCCCGGCACGCGGCACCTTGAAGGTCTCGCGCACTTCGGCTTCGCCGAACACCACCTCGCGCTCTTCCGGACGCAGCATGCCTTCGAGCGCCGCCTTCACATCGGCCACGGCTTCGTAGATGATGCGATAGAGCTTGATGTCGACGCCTTCGCGTTCGGCCGCCGCCCGTGCGTTGTTGTCGGGACGCACGTGGAAGCCGATGATGATCGCTCCCGATGCCTTGGCGAGCAGGATGTCGCTCTCGGCAATCGCACCGACACCACGATGGATGATGTCCACCTGCACTTCGGGGTTGGACAGCTGCCCGAGTGCGTCGGCGAGCGCTTCCGCCGGACCGCCCTGGTCGGCCTTGATGACGAGACGCAACTGACGCTTCTGGCCAGCCGACGCCTGCGACATGAAGTCCTCGAGCGACACCACACCACGCGTGGTGCGGCGGCTCTTGGCCTCGCGGTCGAGCCGTTCACGACGCTGCGCGATTTCGCGCGCGGCCGTGGCGTCGTCGACCACCAGGAGCTGATCGCCGGCCATGGGCACGCCCGTGAGACCGAGGATCTGCACCGGAATGGCCGGACCGGCTTCCTTCACCTGCTTGCCACGCTCGTCGAGCATGGCGCGCACGCGACCGGAATGGATACCGCAGATGTAGTCGTCGCCCACCTTGAGCGTGCCGTTCTGCACGAGCACGGTGGCCACGGGGCCCTTGCCCTGATCGAGCTGGGCTTCGACCACGGAGCCCGTGGCGCGACGCTTCGGATTGGCCTTGAGTTCGAGAATGTCGGCCTGCAGCAGGATCTGGTCGAGCAGATCGCTCACCCCGGTTCCCTTCTTGGCCGAGATCTCCGAATGCAGCACCGTGCCGCCGAACTCCTCGAGCACGACCTCGTGCTGCAGCAGGTCCTGCTTCACCTTCGGAATGTTCGCCGTCGGCAGATCGACCTTGTTGATGGCGATGATGATCGGCACGCCGGCGCTCTTGGCGTGCGAGATCGCTTCCACCGTCTGCGGCATGACCTGGTCGTCGGCCGCGATGACGATCACGACGATGTCGGTGACCTGCGCACCGCGCGCACGCATGGCCGTGAAGGCCTCGTGACCCGGTGTGTCGAGGAACGTGATCTGTCGCCCACCGGCCACCTGCACATGGTAGGCACCGATGTGCTGCGTGATGCCACCGGCTTCGCCGGCGACCACGTTGGCCTTGCGGATGTAGTCGAGCAACGACGTCTTGCCGTGGTCGACGTGACCCATGATGGTCACGACCGGCGGACGCGGCACGAGATCTTCCGCGCGATCCACTTCTTCCGAATCGGGCAGATCGGCGGCGTAGTCGCTTTCCTTGACGGCCTGGAAACCGAATTCACCGGCGATCAGTTCGATCTGATCGAAGTCGAGACGCTGGTTGATGGTGACCATGAGGCCGAGCGTCTTGAACGCGAAGCCCACGATCTGCGTGGCGGAAATGCCGAGGATCTGCGCGAGTTCGGATACCGTGATGAACTCGTTGACGCGCACGGTCTTCCGTTCGCGCTCGGCCGCGGCCTGACGCTGCTCCTCCATCTCGGCGCGCATTTCGGCACCGAAGCGACGACCGGCGCGGCCGCGCTGCGGCGCACCGCGCAGGGCGGTCATCGTCTTGGTGATGTTGGCCGACACCGCTTCCTGATCGACCGCTCCCCGCTTGTTCTTCTTGCCGCGGCGCTGCTGGTTCTGCCCGCCCTGCTGGGGGGCGCCACCGCCCTGCTGGCCTCCGCCGCCACCGTGACCGCCATGGCCACCCGGACCACCGGGACCTCCCGGTCCCCGACGATCATCGCGGCGCTGACCCTGCTGCAGGCCACCGCCGGGCGCTGCCGACGCGATGGGACGTGCCGACCCGAAGTTGGGCGACGCACTGGCCACCGGCCGGGGCCGCGGGGCACCCGGCACCGCCGGACGCGGACGCGGCCGGTCGGCGGGCAGCGACGCCGTGGGAGACGGGGCGGGCGCCGACGCAGCCGGCGTGGCTCCCGCCGATGCGGCGGCTCCCGGAGCCGATGAGGCCACCGGCGCCGTACCGGCAGAGCCGGTACCCGAAGCGGCTCCGCTGCCGGCCGCGGGGGCCGATGCGGATGCGGCGGGGCGCACGGTCGCGGCGCCAGTGGGCGGCGTCGCGGAGACCGGTGTGCCGGACACCGGCGCAGCCGGAGTCACGGCCGGCGTTCCCGCCGGCGGTGTCGCCGCGGACCGGGCCGTTTCCGCCTCGGGAGCGGCCGACGGTGGCGCCGGGGCCGGCGAGGTGGCCGGTGTTGCGGCCGGGGTCACGACAGGAGCCGTGGGCGCTTCCGCCGGCTTCGTCTCGGCAGCCACGGCCGCGGCCGGCTTGCTCTCCGCCGTCGGTGCCGTGGGAGCTTCGGCGACCGGTGTGGGCACCAGTGCAGGTGCCGATGCGGGCGCCGATTCGACGGCCGGTGCCGCCGAGGCCGTCGAGGCCGCAGGTACCGGCGATGCGGTGGGCGCTTCGGCTGCCACGGTCACGGCTTCCGCCGCCCGGGGCTGCGCGGGAGCAGCCGACGGTGCTTCGGGCGATTCGACCGGCTCGTTTCCGTGCGCGGTGTCGTGGGCCTCGTGCGCTTCGGCCACATCGGCCGCACGACGGCGGCGGACCACCGGTGCGGGCGCGGCCGCCTCCGGTTCCGCGGCGGGCGCCGCATCGGCAGCCCCCGGACGCCGCCGCCGCGGCGCAGCCGCAGGCGCCGGCTGCGCCTTTTCGGCACGCAGTCGCTTCTCGCGCTCCCAACGGGCGCGAATGCGGGATACCTGATCGTCGGTCAACAGCGACAAATGGCTGCGAACCGGCACGTCCATCTGGCGCAGCAGTGCGATCACCTCGTCCGCCGAGATGCCGAACTCACCCGCCATGTCATGCACACGAAGCTTGCTCAACCCGTCCTCCTACCGCGATACGCGCGTCGCGTCGCCCGCCGGGGCTGCCCCGGCCACGGCGCCACGGATTCCGCGCGCCAGCGCCTGATCTACGATCCCGATCGCCGCCGTCGTTTCCCGCCCGACAGCGCCGCCCAGCTCGGCCGCACTTGGCCACTCCACCACTTCAACGTGCCGCGC
The nucleotide sequence above comes from Gemmatimonas aurantiaca. Encoded proteins:
- the secD gene encoding protein translocase subunit SecD; the protein is MANLKYRILLIVGLLAASVFALFPRTVVERVKRDGVFVYDTVRRVPLKRGLDLQGGMHLTLEVDESKQTVADKSEALDRALKVVRQRIDEFGVAEPVVQKAGAERLIVELPGIDDAERAQDVVQKSAFLEFQITDKTQALEKVIARFDEIAKAQGISVASGAASASGDSAKATSVGALLTQKSDSAKDSTAVAGTTGADSAAKAPVGGLFSSNVQAGQIPGQYIVPESAYPAIDRALQNPALQAAVPPGKVIRWGVDSLVSGTQRYRALYVLDARPIITGEVLTDARPATDPVEGNVVQFTLNNEGARRFKSETGKHVRDNMAIVLDQKVVTAPILNSAIGRNGQITLGGGTLQSAQDLALVLRAGALPVPLKVAEVRQIGASLGNDSITKGVLALGVAFALVLVILVVYYRFSGVLAVIALLLYLVYTLAILAGFNAVVTLPGLAGFVLSIGMAVDNNVLIFERIREELDHGKSTRLAIDEGFRHALGAIIDTSAATILSGMVLYQYGTGPVRGFAVTLIAGLVAALFTTIFVTKTFFLVWLNRSRGTQALSI
- a CDS encoding bifunctional riboflavin kinase/FAD synthetase, which gives rise to MPDITPIECGLPVPPEGAVVTVGTFDGVHRGHHDVLERLVQRATARGLPSVVITFEPHPLEVVNPAVAPPLLTLHQEKLELLAQSGVSYVAVLPFTPTLAAFEAEYFVDHVLRERFAMAELLVGHDHGFGRGRLGDITVLRALGAARGFGVTVLSPVHAADGTAISSTTIRKAISEGDLDRAAAGLGRPYSVSGVVVRGDQRGRTIGYPTLNLSAPSPRKLLPPDGVYAVRVQLPEGPFGGMLNLGPRPTFGDAGRRIETHVFDAGRDWYGAHIRLDFVRRLRGTRPFSGIDALRAQLADDERQARDALRQAGGESPMEFPA
- the truB gene encoding tRNA pseudouridine(55) synthase TruB → MIGAPMRSGVLYVDKPAGRSSHDVVGLVRRAARTRRVGHAGTLDPFATGLLVVAIGPYTRLLPYIVGEPKVYEATIRFGSETDTDDSTGRTIREAPVPARDVLGEPAHATRVAAESQLTGRIQQVPPQYSAKHVDGQRAYDLARRGQEVVLPPVDVEVHRWEWLGATEETLDVRITCGGGTYIRALARDLGRALGSAAHCATLRRTASGPATVEQAVPYEQLVPGSVADGDLTLRSPLDLLGDIAREVIDDDGVQALRFGRTLPATLPGSQAALVYDGAVAALAVRAGDRWQPRVVLIGANGGANE
- the rbfA gene encoding 30S ribosome-binding factor RbfA; amino-acid sequence: MGEPRRPDRVAEAIREEVATFLSEGAKDPRIRAFVTVTAVDVTRDLRHATVFVSLMGDEADKKSTTEGLASVASHLRSRLGRSLRLRSAPEIHFRTDESVARASRIEQLLSQIRDEREQRDASAETPDGADGAE
- the infB gene encoding translation initiation factor IF-2; protein product: MSKLRVHDMAGEFGISADEVIALLRQMDVPVRSHLSLLTDDQVSRIRARWEREKRLRAEKAQPAPAAAPRRRRPGAADAAPAAEPEAAAPAPVVRRRRAADVAEAHEAHDTAHGNEPVESPEAPSAAPAQPRAAEAVTVAAEAPTASPVPAASTASAAPAVESAPASAPALVPTPVAEAPTAPTAESKPAAAVAAETKPAEAPTAPVVTPAATPATSPAPAPPSAAPEAETARSAATPPAGTPAVTPAAPVSGTPVSATPPTGAATVRPAASASAPAAGSGAASGTGSAGTAPVASSAPGAAASAGATPAASAPAPSPTASLPADRPRPRPAVPGAPRPRPVASASPNFGSARPIASAAPGGGLQQGQRRDDRRGPGGPGGPGGHGGHGGGGGQQGGGAPQQGGQNQQRRGKKNKRGAVDQEAVSANITKTMTALRGAPQRGRAGRRFGAEMRAEMEEQRQAAAERERKTVRVNEFITVSELAQILGISATQIVGFAFKTLGLMVTINQRLDFDQIELIAGEFGFQAVKESDYAADLPDSEEVDRAEDLVPRPPVVTIMGHVDHGKTSLLDYIRKANVVAGEAGGITQHIGAYHVQVAGGRQITFLDTPGHEAFTAMRARGAQVTDIVVIVIAADDQVMPQTVEAISHAKSAGVPIIIAINKVDLPTANIPKVKQDLLQHEVVLEEFGGTVLHSEISAKKGTGVSDLLDQILLQADILELKANPKRRATGSVVEAQLDQGKGPVATVLVQNGTLKVGDDYICGIHSGRVRAMLDERGKQVKEAGPAIPVQILGLTGVPMAGDQLLVVDDATAAREIAQRRERLDREAKSRRTTRGVVSLEDFMSQASAGQKRQLRLVIKADQGGPAEALADALGQLSNPEVQVDIIHRGVGAIAESDILLAKASGAIIIGFHVRPDNNARAAAEREGVDIKLYRIIYEAVADVKAALEGMLRPEEREVVFGEAEVRETFKVPRAGTIAGCIVRSGIINRKGRVRVIRDGVELYDGAISSLRRFKDDVNEVKEGYECGIGIENFNDIKVGDVFECYRTEEVARTLDQAAKS